A genomic segment from Aegilops tauschii subsp. strangulata cultivar AL8/78 chromosome 1, Aet v6.0, whole genome shotgun sequence encodes:
- the LOC109765725 gene encoding elongation factor 2-like, protein MVFPAAELCEAMDKKDNIRNVSIVGHLSHDSLIAAAGIIGQEGAVDARMTDTRADEAERGISIKSTGISLLYEMQDESLKAYKGERDGNRFLINLIDSPGHVDFSAEVTAALRITDGAMVIVDCIEGVCVQTETVLRLALGEMVRPVLCLNKMDQLFPGLQGEGVKRELNGEQVYQILNNVIQNASDIVSACGNGTPHLGDVQFYPDKGNVAFSAGIHDWAFTLPTFAKICAPILGTEESQMVTKLWGDNFYNHVTKKWTNVKTGSKACQRGFVTFCYNTIEKVIQACMDNQKDELWRMLHKFGVSINDDDKNLSGVALVKRVMQTWLPASSALLEMMIFHLPSPLKAQEYRVENLYEGPLDDIYAEAIRKCDPEGPLMMYVSKMIPAPDVGRFFAFGRVFSGKVETGMKVRIMGPSYVSGMKRDLYVKRVERTVIWMGRDQDGVGYASCGNLVGMVGLDECIAKGATLTSQEEVDACPIRAMKFSVSPVMYVTVECKPLSEIPKFTQGMKRLAKSDLVVFCSQVGQRTYTVAGAGELHLEICLNDLRGYDASWMVLKLKFLVLCKSRNGHNSLTMVACPLDEKLVQAIDDGLLGHVLIIRGPNIVLDMCKGRSDLNLLKETLVECFQMASVEGALIAERMRGICFEIHDVVLHTSEKFSHTKNQLIPMIKEAINDCQLKANPRLLEPVYMVEIQAPESALEIIYGILNQKMSHVFQHFQREGTQLFILRSYLNVGESFGFAEDFRAATSGEVTPQCVLDHWDTLSSDPLMRNSLSWGMVLDIRKAKKLSPLQS, encoded by the exons ATGGTGTTCCCTGCAGCAGAGTTATGTGAAGCTATGGACAAGAAGGACAACATTCGTAACGTGTCTATTGTTGGTCATCTGAGCCACG ATTCTCTTATAGCGGCTGCTGGGATTATTGGACAGGAAGGTGCTGTTGATGCTCGCATGACTGATACTCGTGCAGATGAAGCAGAGCGTGGTATTTCAATCAAATCCACTGGCATCTCTCTTTTGTATGAGATGCAAGATGAGTCACTCAAGGCTTACAAAGGTGAGAGAGATGGCAACAGATTCTTGATCAACCTTATTGACTCACCTGGGCATGTTGATTTTTCTGCGGAAGTCACAGCTGCTCTTCGTATTACCGATGGTGCTATGGTAATTGTTGACTGCATCGAGGGTGTCTGTGTGCAAACTGAAACTGTGCTCCGCCTAGCCCTTGGTGAGATGGTTAGGCCTGTGCTTTGTCTGAATAAGATGGACCAACTATTCCCTGGGCTTCAAGGTGAAGGAGTGAAGCGTGAATTGAATGGTGAGCAGGTCTATCAGATTCTCAATAATGTCATTCAGAATGCCAGTGACATTGTTTCAGCATGTGGAAATGGAACTCCCCACCTTGGTGATGTCCAATTCTACCCTGACAAGGGAAATGTGGCTTTCTCTGCTGGTATACACGACTGGGCTTTTACACTTCCTACCTTTGCTAAGATATGTGCCCCAATATTAGGGACGGAAGAATCCCAAATGGTTACGAAGCTGTGGGGCGACAACTTTTATAACCACGTCACAAAGAAATGGACCAATGTGAAGACTGGCTCTAAAGCTTGTCAAAGAGGGTTCGTCACGTTCTGCTATAATACAATTGAGAAGGTGATACAAGCCTGCATGGATAACCAGAAAGATGAATTGTGGCGAATGTTGCACAAGTTTGGCGTGAGCATTAACGATGATGATAAGAACTTATCAGGCGTGGCTCTTGTGAAGCGTGTTATGCAAACATGGCTGCCAGCCAGCAGTGCTCTGCTTGAGATGATGATATTCCACCTCCCCTCGCCTCTGAAAGCACAAGAGTATCGTGTGGAGAACTTGTATGAGGGCCCCCTTGATGACATTTACGCTGAAGCTATTAGAAAGTGTGACCCAGAAGGTCCTCTTATGATGTATGTCTCCAAGATGATTCCAGCACCTGACGTGGGCAGATTCTTTGCCTTTGGTCGTGTCTTCTCAGGGAAGGTAGAAACTGGAATGAAGGTGCGGATCATGGGGCCTTCCTATGTCTCTGGTATGAAAAGGGATCTGTATGTGAAGCGTGTTGAGCGTACTGTTATATGGATGGGAAGGGACCAAGATGGTGTTGGATATGCCTCTTGTGGTAACCTTGTTGGAATGGTCGGTCTGGATGAATGCATCGCAAAAGGTGCAACCCTGACGAGCCAAGAGGAGGTTGATGCATGCCCAATCAGAGCAATGAAATTCTCTGTGTCCCCTGTTATGTATGTTACAGTTGAGTGCAAGCCTTTATCAGAAATTCCAAAATTCACTCAAGGTATGAAGCGCCTGGCAAAATCTGATCTTGTGGTTTTCTGTAGCCAAGTAGGGCAACGTACATACACAGTTGCGGGAGCTGGAGAGCTTCACCTTGAAATTTGCTTGAATGATCTGCGGGGATATGATGCTTCTTGGATGGTGCTCAAGTTGAAGTTTCTGGTCCTATG CAAATCCCGAAATGGCCACAACAGTTTGACTATGGTAGCGTGCCCATTGGATGAAAAATTGGTCCAGGCTATTGATGATGGTCTCTTGGGCCATGTACTGATCATAAG AGGCCCAAATATTGTTCTTGATATGTGCAAGGGAAGAAGCGATCTCAATTTACTGAAGGAAACTTTGGTGGAATGCTTCCAGATGGCATCAGTAGAAGGTGCACTGATCGCTGAAAGAATGCGTGGTATTTGCTTTGAAATCCATGATGTTGTGCTGCACACTAGTGAAAAATTTAGCCATACAAAGAATCAGCTCATACCAATGATTAAGGAGGCCATTAATGACTGCCAACTTAAAGCAAATCCTAGGCTTTTAGAGCCCGTATATATGGTGGAGATCCAGGCCCCTGAGAGTGCCTTGGAGATCATTTACGGCATTCTTAACCAGAAGATGTCCCACGTGTTCCAGCACTTTCAAAGAGAAGGCACTCAGCTTTTCATCTTAAGGTCTTATCTCAACGTTGGTGAATCGTTTGGTTTCGCGGAAGATTTCCGGGCTGCAACCTCAGGCGAGGTCACTCCACAGTGTGTCTTGGATCACTGGGACACGTTGTCTTCAGATCCTTTGATGCGAAATTCGCTCTCTTGGGGGATGGTCTTGGACATCCGCAAGGCCAAGAAGCTCAGCCCTCTCCAGTCCTGA
- the LOC141020556 gene encoding uncharacterized protein: MYLFNRTRDNCQPIKSRALLDENLILTGPGRGLVLLDFIYLEIDLKIKLGEEPLGEQISKGLLMIDGRVLPRDEKVSVRHQTLESWFSIVDVRYATLLHAVEGTFEIKLLEGRFCGNITAGINGIQPRIVIYNSKEDGVVSCEGRTDITLRRRVMTLRLDGMLTLGFAVRGLGGAATRKQKVEFTPQHRGEEKKEFSCGTAKLQVKVFWSMLDYRR; encoded by the exons ATGTACCTCTTTAACCGCACCAGGGACAATTGCCAACCTATCAAGTCAAGG GCATTATTG GATGAAAATTTGATCTTAACTGGCCCAGGTCGAGGTCTGGTATTACTTGATTTCATATATCTGGAGATTGATCTTAAAATCAAGCTTGGCGAGGAGCCTCTAGGCGAGCAAATCAGCAAGGGTTTGCTTATGATTGATGGACGAGTTCTGCCTAGAGACGAAAAGGTTTCTGTTCGACATCAAACTCTTGAGAGCTGGTTTAGTATTGTGGACGTGAGGTATGCAACTCTTCTTCATGCTGTCGAGGGTACGTTCGAGATCAAGTTACTTGAAGGACGTTTCTGTGGAAATATCACGGCTGGCATAAATGGCATTCAACCTAGGATTGTGATTTATAATAGCAAGGAAGACGGTGTGGTGTCTTGTGAAGGCCGTACAGATATCACACTCCGTCGGCGTGTCATGACCCTCCGTCTGGATGGTATGCTCACACTTGGCTTTGCAGTCCGTGGTCTTGGTGGTGCTGCTACTAGAAAACAGAAAGTTGAATTCACACCACAACACCGTGGTGAAGAGAAAAAAGAGTTCTCTTGTGGTACTGCCAAGCTTCAAGTGAAGGTCTTCTGGTCCATGCTGGACTATAGGCGGTAA
- the LOC109769045 gene encoding uncharacterized protein: MACVGEEELSWEDLFFDEAKMLAAAQKEEEKKARQEEEKARKAEERRWRGLDHKRVMASIVEYDPKTKRKVCTRYSFNDFSVFDINAESPIPPMRYTKRSVHV; the protein is encoded by the exons ATGGCGTGCGTAGGGGAGGAGGAGTTGAGTTGGGAGGACCTCTTCTTTGACGAGGCGAAGATGCTGGCCGCGGCgcagaaggaggaggagaagaaggcgcGGCAGGAAGAGGAGAAGGCGCGGAAGGCggaggagagacggtggcgaGGCCTAGATCACAAGCGGGTCATGGCATCCATCGTCGAGTACGACCCCAAGACGAAGCGCAAGGTCTGCACCCGCTACTCCTTCAACGACTTCTCGGTCTTCGACATCAACGCCGAGT CGCCTATCCCTCCAATGCGATACACCAAGAGGTCTGTACATGTTTGA
- the LOC109769047 gene encoding large ribosomal subunit protein eL33w-like has protein sequence MVRLSGALTAKWGLICRSKSNQYKSTSLVQVEGVNTKEDVAWYAGKRLAYVYKAKTKSNDTHYRYLWGKITRPHGKSGVVRAQFKSNLPAESMGRKVRVFMYPSSI, from the exons ATGGTGAGATTGAGCGGCGCGCTGACGGCGAAGTGGGGGTTGATCTGCAGGTCGAAGTCGAACCAGTACAAGAGCACATCGCTGGTGCAGGTCGAGGGGGTGAACACCAAGGAGGACGTGGCGTGGTACGCCGGGAAGCGCCTGGCGTACGTGTACAAGGCCAAGACCAAGAGCAACGACACCCACTACCGCTACCTCTGGGGCAAGATCACCCGCCCACACGGCAAGTCCGGCGTCGTCCGCGCCCAGTTCAAGTCCAACCTCCCCGCCGAGTCCATG GGGCGCAAGGTCAGAGTGTTCATGTACCCGAGCAGCATCTAA